A single region of the Brachypodium distachyon strain Bd21 chromosome 3, Brachypodium_distachyon_v3.0, whole genome shotgun sequence genome encodes:
- the LOC100840645 gene encoding putative glycerol-3-phosphate transporter 1, producing the protein MAQSHETTSRKPPGLWLFKGAKALRNYQTLVLVLTFLAYTCFHMTRKITSIVKSELDPQTKMGFSRWGRLHTNNGLNVGWYPFNTTDGSALLGEIDVAFLAMYSLGMFFAGHLGDRLDLRVFLAIGMIGTAVFTALFGAGYWLNIHNFYYYLTFQMIAGLFQSSGWPSVVAVVGNWFGKSKRGLIMGIWNAHTSIGNISGSLLAAFLLKFGWGWSFAIPSLIMALVGLVVLFFLPVSPQVMEIDIDDGERNSDKDTEKEPLLEPGQEVIHKPIGFLEAWRIPGVAPFALCLFFSKLVAYTFLYWLPFYISHTPIGNEYLSDTMAGSLSTIFDVGGVLGGVLAGHISDRLNARAITAASFMYCAIPALFLYRTYGSMSMMWNICLMFITGMFVNGPYALITTAVSADLGTHSSLNGNSRALATVTAIIDGTGSVGAAIGPLLTGYISTESWSAVFTMLMAAALLAGLLLTHLVCAELRGKLSSNVSKESANAEGTCSDLV; encoded by the exons ATGGCTCAGTCTCATGAGACAACGAGTAGGAAACCTCCTGGCCTTTGGTTATTTAAAGGTGCCAAAGCACTAAGAAATTACCAGACACTTGTCTTGGTCCTTACATTCTTGGCATACACTTGCTTCCATATGACTCGGAAGATAACAAGCATCGTCAAGAGTGAGCTTGATCCCCAGACAAAGATGGGGTTCTCTCGATGGGGACGATTGCACACAAACAACGGTCTCAATGTTGGTTGGTATCCATTTAACACCACTGATGGTTCTGCTTTGCTTGGTGAGATAGACGTCGCATTCCTTGCAATGTATTCCCTTGGGATGTTCTTCGCTGGGCATCTTGGTGACCGCCTTGACCTAAGGGTCTTTTTGGCAATTGGCATGATTGGAACTGCAGTATTCACTGCCCTCTTCGGTGCTGGATACTGGCTAAATATTCACAACTTTTACTACTACCTGACCTTTCAGATGATTGCTGGCTTATTTCAATCATCCGGGTGGCCTTCAGTTGTTGCAGTTGTCGGAAACTGGTTTGGGAAGAGCAAGAGGGGATTGATTATGGGTATATGGAATGCACATACTTCTATCGGAAACATATCCGGTTCACTGCTTGCGGCATTTCTACTGAAGTTCGGATGGGGTTGGTCATTTGCCATCCCCAGCCTTATCATGGCTCTTGTTGGGTTGGTGGTGCTTTTCTTCTTGCCTGTTAGTCCTCAAGTGATGGAGATAGACATTGATGATGGGGAGAGGAACTCGGACAAGGATACTGAAAAGGAGCCCCTTTTGGAACCAGGCCAAGAAGTGATACATAAGCCAATAGGATTCCTAGAGGCATGGAGGATTCCTGGAGTTGCACCGTTTGCTCTCTGCCTTTTCTTCTCCAAATTGGTTGCATACACCTTCCTGTATTGGCTACCATTCTACATCAGCCATACAC CTATTGGCAATGAGTACCTCTCTGACACGATGGCTGGCAGCTTATCAACAATCTTTGATGTTGGAGGTGTGTTGGGAGGAGTCCTTGCTGGTCACATCTCCGATCGCTTAAATGCGCGAGCAATCACGGCTGCCAGCTTCATGTACTGTGCGATACCTGCCCTCTTCTTGTATCGTACATACGGAAGTATGTCGATGATGTGGAACATTTGCCTCATGTTCATCACTGGCATGTTTGTAAATGGCCCTTATGCCCTGATTACAACCGCCGTGTCAGCTGACCTTGGCACTCACAGCTCATTGAACGGCAACTCCCGGGCACTGGCCACTGTGACAGCGATCATTGACGGGACAGGGTCGGTTGGTGCCGCCATTGGGCCATTGCTGACAGGATACATCTCAACGGAGAGCTGGAGCGCCGTGTTCACAATGTTAATGGCAGCGGCTCTCTTAGCTGGGCTCCTCTTGACGCATCTTGTCTGTGCTGAGCTAAGAGGAAAGCTGTCCTCCAATGTGAGCAAGGAGTCTGCCAATGCGGAAGGTACCTGCTCAGATCTAGTGTAA
- the LOC100840333 gene encoding vesicle-associated protein 1-2: MASPGPAPAGELLRIDPIELRFPFELKKQISCSMQLSNLSDDYVAFKVKTTSPKKYSVRPNTGVVLPRSTCDVVVTMQTQREAPPDMQCKDKFLVQSVVAPSGINVKDVTGEMFAKESGNKIEEVKLRVTYVAPPQPPSPVPEESEEGSPSRGESENGDGPAGGFTRALRERIEPQEKSLEAGALISKLTEEKNSAIQQNQKIRQELDMMRREVSKRRGGGFSFVIVLIVALIGIFLGYMMKS, from the exons ATGGCCTCTCCCGGACCAGCCCCCGCCGGCGAACTCCTCCGCATCGACCCCATCGAGCTCCGCTTCCCCT TTgagttgaagaagcagatCTCGTGCTCCATGCAGCTGTCGAATCTCAGCGACGACTACGTCGCCTTCAAG GTGAAAACTACGAGCCCAAAGAAGTACTCTGTGCGGCCTAACACCGGGGTTGTCTTGCCACGATCTACTTGCGATGTTGTTG TGACAATGCAAACACAGCGAGAGGCTCCACCTGACATGCAGTGCAAAGATAAGTTCCTAGTCCAGAGTGTTGTTGCACCATCTGGTATAAATGTGAAGGATGTCACGGGAGAAATG TTTGCCAAGGAGTCCGGAAATAAGATTGAAGAGGTGAAATTGCGAGTCACCTATGTTGCTCCTCCACAGCCACCATCTCCAGTTCCTGAAGAATCAGAAGAAGGTTCCCCATCTAGGGGTGAATCAGAAAATGGAGATGGTCCTGCTGGGGGATTCACCAGA GCACTGCGAGAACGCATTGAGCCTCAAGAAAAATCTTTAGAG GCTGGAGCTTTGATCTCCAAGTTGaccgaagaaaaaaattctgcaATTCAACAGAACCAAAAGATTAGACAGGAACTT GATATGATGAGACGGGAAGTCAGCAAGAGGCGCGGTGGAGGGTTTTCCTTTGTAATTGTCTTAATTGTAGCTTTGATCGGGATCTTCCTGGGCTATATGATGAAGTCATAA
- the LOC100840028 gene encoding 60S ribosomal protein L34 translates to MVQRLTYRKRHSYATKSNQTRVVKTPGGKLVYQYTKKRASGPKCPVTGKKIQGIPHLRPTEYKRSRLSRNRRTVNRPYGGVLSGPAVRERIIRAFLVEEQKIVKKVLKIQKTKDKTKS, encoded by the exons ATGGTGCAGCGGCTGACCTACCGGAAACGGCACAGCTACGCCACCAAGTCCAACCAGACCCGCGTCGTCAAGACCCCAG GTGGGAAGCTTGTGTACCAGTACACCAAGAAGCGGGCGAGTGGGCCGAAATGCCCTGTCACCGGGAAGAAGATCCAAGGA ATTCCTCACCTGAGACCTACTGAGTACAAGAGGTCCAGGTTGTCACGGAACCGGAGGACCGTGAACCGTCCGTATGGTGGTGTTCTGTCTGGTCCTGCAGTCCGGGAGAG GATCATCAGGGCATTTTTGGTGGAGGAGCAGAAGATCGTTAAGAAGGTGCTGAAGATCCAGAAGACCAAGGATAAGACCAAGAGCTAA